The candidate division WOR-3 bacterium DNA window GAGAGTTTCGAGATCGACGGTCACTTTTTCGAACCTGCCGACTACTTTTTCATCAGAGTTCAGTTTTTTCGACAATTCTCTCGCGTTATGAAGATCGTTCCAGACGCCCGGTTCCAGAAGCTTTTTCTGGACTTCTGTTATGTTCTCCTTCCTCCTGGAGATATCAAAGAAACCTCCCGAGTTCTTCTTTCTTTTTGTTCAGCGAATTTATTGTCTCTTTTATTTCTTTTCTGGTCATTATTTCTCCTGATAGTAAATGGTTTTTTATTTAGGAAGATGTTATTATTACAAAATGAATTTCGCGGCAAAGATACTTGTATTATCCGGTGTCATACTCGCAGTGACGGGAGTTATACTTCTTGTGTTCAAAAAGACTCCTTTTTGGGGACTCCCCGGCTACTTGAGATTTTCCTACAAATCCTGCGTCTGTTTTTTCCCGATAACTTCGTGCGTATTGATTTCATTAATTTTATCTTTGTTGTTATTTTTTTTTGCAGAAAATGAAAATATTATGAAAATACTCGACTTCGAAAGATTTTTCAAGCTCAAATTATAACAAGTAATATGATTTTAATCGATATTTATTTTTTATGAAAATATGTTATCTGACTCATAATTATCCCAGATACGATGGCGATTATTCAGGTCTGCCATTTAAACACATAACCCACGCGCTCGCAGAAAAAGATTATCAGTTTACAATCATCACGCCACATGCTGAAAATCTTCCGGAATACGAAAAACGCAAAAATGTCGAGATCATCAGATTCAGATATTCTACCAGAGAAAGCATAGCATATACGGGTAAAATGCAGAAATTTTTTAAAAATCCTCTTTATTGGAACGAGTTTTTTTCGTTTTTTAAAAAGTTTTACTTTAGTTCGAGAAACGCCGGAAATATATTCGACTTACTGCATTGTCATTGGATGATCCCGGCCGGCTTGATAGGAAAAATTATTCCTTGCAGAAAGAAATTACTGAGTCTTCACGGATCAGATGTCAGATTCACATCTTATTATAAACTTGACAGATTCGCTGAATATCTTTTTTCTGACTACGATTTGATATTACCTGTTTCAAAATTCCTCGAGGAAACTGCCAGGAAATGGGTCGATAAACAAAAGCTTGTGACCGCACCGTTTATTACAAACATTGATAATTTTATATACAAACCCGCTGATAATTTCATGAAACCTTTACGCTTACTGACAGTATCAAGGCTCTCAAAACAAAAAAATCTGTCCGTCCCGATCGAAGCCGTGAAAAGACTTGTTGATGAAGGGTATAAACTGACATATACAATAATAGGCGATGGTGAGGAAAAAGAATCTCTGTTAAATCAGGTTAAGAATCTTGATTTAACTGCCATCGTTGAATTTAAAGGATTAATAAACCACAGAGAAATTCCGCGATTGATGAAAGATTATTCCGTGTGTCTTATCCCCTCTTTCGATGAAGGTTTTGGTATTTCGGTAATTGAAGCTCGGCTTGCGGGCAGACTTGTCATAGGATCAGATTCAGGAAATGTCAAATATATAATCAAAGACGGAAAAACAGGTATAAAATTCAACCCGTATTCAGCTGAAGATCTTGTCCGGAAAATTAAAACGGTTTTTAATGACCCCAAAAGAGCAATAAAAATTGCTCAAGATTCAAACACCGAGGCTGTTAAATTATATAAGTTTGAAAATCAAATAAACACATGGAATAATATTTATTCAAAATTCAAATAGTGTATTTATTCATTACACTTTTTGTGTTGTTTGAAAAATAAACATTGTTTCCGTTTACTCTCCTTAAAAAATACATAGAAAAAATTTATCCGGTTAATCAATTGATTAGTTTTCTCAATATGAATATTTCTGGAAATAAGATTTTTAGCAAATTGCCTAAAAAAATCTGTCGATTCGCAATTTGCATAAGATATAAAATTATGTAATTCTGCAATTTACATATTATTAAACGTAAATCAACTGCTTGTGTATGTTTTAATATCGGACATTAATGGCATTGTTGTTGCTTAAATAACCTGTTAAGTAAATTAAATGTAATTTAAGGAGGAAATATGAAAAGCAATGCTAAGATCATTTTTTGGACGATTTTGTTTTTGAATTGTCACATTCAAGCTCAATACGATCCAAAATTGGACTCAATTCCATGGTTTGATACATGTTTTGTTCCGACTTATGACGGATCAAATGAAGCCGTCCATCCAGATGTAATATATTTCAAGGACGGTTTCACAATACAGGATTCGACAATACATTTTTTAATGGTCATGACGCCGTATCCAAATTTTTCAAGAGAATTAGAAAATCCAAGCGTTGTCTACAGCTGTGATGGATATCATTTTTACGAATGGCCGCAAATTCATACAAATCCTTTGGCTTTTCCAAATGGCAGTTACAACAACGACCCGGACATGATTTGGGATGCAGAATATGAATCTTTATATATAATTTATCAAGAAACTGAAAGTTCAAAAAAATGGCAGGATATAAAACTTTTAACCAACGATTCAACAATATCGAATAACACCCTCCCGAGAACTATATTACACTATCAAGCCGATACTAGTCAGACTTGGAAAGACTCGATATTTACCGTATCTCCAAGTCTTCTTCCGTATTCAGACACTCTGTTCATGTTTTATGTCCACTTGATGAATACATCATCAGAAAAAAAAGAAGATGCGGATTGGACTTCAAGCCGAATTGAAATTCTCAAAAGCACTGAAGGAATACATCAATGGAATAAAGATGATACAAT harbors:
- a CDS encoding DUF2905 domain-containing protein, giving the protein MVFYLGRCYYYKMNFAAKILVLSGVILAVTGVILLVFKKTPFWGLPGYLRFSYKSCVCFFPITSCVLISLILSLLLFFFAENENIMKILDFERFFKLKL
- a CDS encoding glycosyltransferase family 4 protein, with protein sequence MKICYLTHNYPRYDGDYSGLPFKHITHALAEKDYQFTIITPHAENLPEYEKRKNVEIIRFRYSTRESIAYTGKMQKFFKNPLYWNEFFSFFKKFYFSSRNAGNIFDLLHCHWMIPAGLIGKIIPCRKKLLSLHGSDVRFTSYYKLDRFAEYLFSDYDLILPVSKFLEETARKWVDKQKLVTAPFITNIDNFIYKPADNFMKPLRLLTVSRLSKQKNLSVPIEAVKRLVDEGYKLTYTIIGDGEEKESLLNQVKNLDLTAIVEFKGLINHREIPRLMKDYSVCLIPSFDEGFGISVIEARLAGRLVIGSDSGNVKYIIKDGKTGIKFNPYSAEDLVRKIKTVFNDPKRAIKIAQDSNTEAVKLYKFENQINTWNNIYSKFK